The Gimibacter soli genome includes a region encoding these proteins:
- a CDS encoding xanthine dehydrogenase family protein molybdopterin-binding subunit: MGIIERISTTEASRRAVLRGLGITGGLVLAAPLAGGSLQAVLAGADKPLSPSAYLVIQPDGTVHIFIHRVEMGQGSRTGLPQIVADELDADWERLVFEPAYGDTKFGDQNTDGSTSIRKFYDAFREAGATARMLLEAAAAKKWGVAAADVKTEKHRIINKKSGASGDFGEFVGLAADLPMPDPKTLVYKTKSARRYIGKPVRNIYMDAFQRGTSIFGQDVRRDGMLFAVTARPPVVGGTVKSYDEAAAKAVPGVVALVELPALEAPWVFKPKGGIAVVATSTWAAMKGRDALNIQFEAGANGSYNTTDYEAGLWKSVDAPTNVRRKRGDAAAGLKDAAKVMTGDYFVPHLHHAPMEPPAATAEWVDGKLHIWTSCQDPQSVQNTVAPFVGEKPEDIRATATLLGGAFGRKSKPDFAVEAALCAKAVGKPVKMVWTREDDVRNSFYHTISAQRVSVGLDAKGKATAWRHVAAYPSISATFNPAAKEPSSGEMGLGLTDLPFDLPNLSVETGEAEAHVRIGWMRSVTNIQQAFAIGSMVDEVAVATGKRTDKVWHDLIGGDRQIDPSKDGAEYGNYGETLERHPIDTKRLKTVLDKVVKMSGYGKKLPKGRGMGISVHRSFVSYVACAIEVSVTDGLAKAEKVWIAIDCGTAVNPDRVKAQMEGAVIFGLSIAQHGEITAENGAIVQGNFDDYPVLRIDEAPREFHVEIIPSDAVPGGVGEPGVPPVAPAFTNAIFAATGKRIRRLPLKDQLNA, from the coding sequence ATGGGTATCATCGAACGTATCTCCACGACCGAAGCCAGCCGCCGCGCCGTGCTGCGCGGGCTTGGCATCACGGGCGGGCTGGTGCTCGCCGCCCCGCTCGCCGGCGGGTCGCTGCAGGCGGTGCTGGCGGGTGCCGACAAGCCGCTTTCCCCCTCGGCCTATCTTGTGATCCAGCCCGATGGCACCGTCCATATCTTCATCCACCGGGTGGAGATGGGGCAGGGTAGCCGCACGGGCCTGCCGCAGATCGTGGCCGACGAACTGGATGCTGATTGGGAACGACTGGTGTTCGAGCCTGCTTATGGCGACACCAAGTTCGGTGACCAGAATACGGATGGCTCTACGTCGATCCGCAAATTCTATGATGCCTTCCGCGAAGCCGGCGCCACCGCGCGCATGCTGCTGGAAGCGGCGGCCGCCAAAAAATGGGGCGTTGCAGCGGCTGACGTGAAAACGGAAAAGCACCGGATCATCAACAAGAAATCCGGGGCTTCCGGCGACTTTGGCGAGTTTGTGGGGCTTGCTGCAGACCTGCCGATGCCGGACCCGAAAACGCTTGTTTACAAAACGAAATCGGCCCGCCGCTATATCGGCAAGCCGGTGCGCAACATCTATATGGATGCTTTCCAGCGCGGCACTTCCATCTTCGGGCAGGATGTGCGCCGGGATGGCATGCTGTTCGCCGTGACGGCCCGCCCGCCTGTGGTGGGCGGCACGGTGAAATCCTATGACGAAGCCGCCGCCAAGGCCGTACCCGGCGTGGTGGCCTTGGTTGAATTGCCCGCGCTTGAAGCGCCGTGGGTGTTCAAGCCGAAGGGCGGTATCGCGGTTGTCGCCACCAGCACATGGGCAGCGATGAAGGGACGTGACGCCCTGAATATCCAGTTCGAGGCCGGTGCCAACGGCAGCTACAACACGACGGACTATGAAGCCGGGCTCTGGAAATCGGTCGATGCGCCGACCAATGTGCGGCGCAAACGGGGCGACGCTGCCGCTGGCCTCAAGGATGCGGCCAAGGTGATGACAGGCGACTATTTCGTGCCTCACCTGCACCATGCCCCCATGGAGCCGCCTGCTGCGACCGCCGAATGGGTGGACGGCAAACTGCATATCTGGACAAGCTGTCAGGACCCGCAGTCGGTGCAGAATACGGTCGCACCCTTCGTGGGCGAAAAGCCGGAAGATATCCGCGCCACAGCCACGCTCCTGGGCGGTGCGTTCGGCCGCAAATCGAAGCCCGATTTCGCGGTCGAGGCGGCGCTTTGTGCCAAGGCCGTCGGCAAGCCGGTGAAGATGGTGTGGACGCGCGAAGATGACGTGCGCAACAGCTTTTACCACACGATTTCGGCCCAGCGTGTCTCCGTGGGGCTGGATGCCAAGGGCAAGGCCACGGCATGGCGCCATGTTGCGGCTTATCCCTCGATCAGCGCGACCTTCAATCCGGCGGCCAAGGAACCCTCAAGCGGCGAAATGGGGCTTGGCCTCACCGATCTGCCGTTTGACCTGCCGAACCTGTCGGTCGAGACGGGCGAGGCCGAAGCCCATGTGCGGATCGGCTGGATGCGGTCGGTGACCAATATCCAGCAGGCTTTCGCCATCGGCTCGATGGTTGATGAAGTGGCGGTGGCAACCGGCAAGCGCACCGACAAGGTGTGGCATGACCTTATCGGCGGCGACCGCCAGATCGACCCGTCGAAGGACGGGGCTGAATATGGCAACTACGGCGAGACGCTGGAGCGCCATCCGATCGATACCAAGCGCCTGAAAACCGTGCTCGACAAGGTCGTCAAAATGTCCGGCTACGGCAAGAAACTGCCGAAAGGCCGGGGCATGGGGATCAGCGTGCACCGTAGCTTTGTGTCCTATGTCGCCTGCGCCATCGAGGTTTCGGTGACGGACGGCTTGGCCAAGGCCGAGAAGGTGTGGATTGCCATCGATTGCGGCACTGCCGTGAACCCGGACCGGGTGAAGGCGCAAATGGAAGGTGCGGTGATCTTCGGCCTTTCCATCGCCCAGCACGGCGAGATCACGGCCGAGAATGGCGCCATTGTGCAGGGTAACTTCGATGATTATCCGGTGCTGCGGATCGATGAAGCCCCGCGTGAATTCCATGTGGAAATCATCCCGTCGGATGCCGTGCCCGGTGGTGTCGGCGAACCCGGTGTGCCGCCCGTTGCACCGGCCTTCACGAACGCGATCTTTGCGGCTACCGGCAAGCGTATCCGCCGCCTGCCGCTGAAAGACCAGCTGAACGCCTGA
- a CDS encoding PEPxxWA-CTERM sorting domain-containing protein, with translation MFFDRKTLAVAACLLTGTHTASAATEFHFSGNISSSYADTIAYLNGTDTFSAVLTIDTDAAGSTYESAGTGGTLVTQTHTYQQLEIFVGGDSWTFTSGGGLYLQDGISDGTRRYCTVSCRTVLNNQFDQIRVFGAVSDGEEGGVGVSSLSFYTLGGGYSSPISGLTFETDHLLMTDVATLGLDWLSEFNAIATAGTAEGGYGSINFTGLHYGYANLRNILLTDVVDLSLVGGIPEPATWLMMIMGFGLAGMASRRRQLRLA, from the coding sequence ATGTTTTTCGATCGCAAGACCTTGGCAGTTGCAGCTTGCCTGCTGACCGGCACCCATACGGCAAGCGCCGCCACCGAATTTCATTTCAGCGGTAACATCAGTTCCAGCTATGCGGATACGATCGCCTATCTTAATGGCACCGATACTTTCAGCGCTGTCCTGACGATCGACACGGACGCTGCGGGATCAACATATGAAAGTGCGGGTACTGGCGGCACGCTCGTCACCCAGACCCATACCTACCAGCAGCTTGAAATCTTTGTGGGCGGTGACAGCTGGACCTTCACCTCGGGCGGTGGCCTTTACCTGCAGGACGGCATTTCAGACGGGACCCGGCGCTATTGCACGGTCTCCTGCAGGACGGTCCTCAACAACCAGTTCGACCAGATCCGGGTCTTTGGTGCAGTCTCGGACGGTGAAGAGGGCGGCGTGGGCGTTTCGAGCCTCAGCTTCTACACCCTTGGCGGCGGCTATTCATCCCCCATCAGCGGCCTCACCTTTGAAACCGATCATCTGCTGATGACCGACGTTGCAACCCTCGGCCTTGACTGGCTGAGCGAGTTCAATGCCATCGCCACCGCCGGCACCGCTGAAGGCGGCTATGGCAGCATCAATTTCACCGGACTTCACTATGGATACGCAAATCTGCGCAATATCCTGCTGACCGATGTCGTGGACCTGAGCCTGGTCGGCGGCATTCCGGAGCCGGCAACCTGGCTGATGATGATCATGGGCTTCGGCCTGGCTGGTATGGCGTCTCGGCGCCGTCAGTTGCGGCTTGCCTGA
- a CDS encoding helix-turn-helix transcriptional regulator, which translates to MSKAGGMAIERLNGALGRYLSLLMDDQADVDARFRGLCELAASFGFEVTNLGIATRDIKGEQQAVIMSNMSDDWMDEYNGRRFDKLDYAVEKILKPAEPGVINSIQWDAVPLSRADHVAEGTQEVLAGAADAGMKFGLGFGVQAASATNGIESFVVAFGGNEKGAGYTERSELAESLLVTAALSLAPSLEPVAARKRDGGISLSPREMDVLLYMGVGMRADRIAEKLGIAKVTVDLHARRAREKLGARTMPEAIAKAIRYGFITP; encoded by the coding sequence GTGAGCAAGGCTGGTGGGATGGCCATTGAAAGGCTGAACGGGGCACTGGGGCGCTACCTCAGTCTCCTCATGGACGATCAGGCAGATGTGGATGCCCGGTTCCGCGGGCTGTGCGAGCTTGCGGCCAGTTTCGGCTTCGAGGTGACGAACCTTGGCATCGCCACGCGCGATATAAAGGGCGAGCAGCAGGCCGTCATCATGTCCAACATGTCGGACGACTGGATGGACGAATATAACGGCCGCCGCTTCGACAAGCTTGATTATGCCGTCGAGAAAATCCTGAAACCGGCAGAGCCCGGCGTCATCAACAGTATCCAGTGGGATGCCGTGCCCCTCAGCCGCGCCGATCATGTGGCTGAAGGCACGCAGGAAGTGCTGGCGGGTGCTGCAGATGCCGGCATGAAATTCGGCCTCGGCTTCGGGGTGCAGGCGGCGTCCGCCACCAACGGCATCGAAAGCTTTGTTGTCGCCTTCGGGGGCAACGAGAAAGGCGCGGGCTACACCGAGCGCAGCGAGCTCGCCGAATCCCTTCTGGTGACCGCAGCCCTTTCGCTGGCGCCGAGCCTTGAGCCTGTGGCAGCCCGCAAGCGCGATGGGGGCATCAGCCTCAGCCCGCGTGAGATGGATGTGCTTCTCTATATGGGGGTTGGCATGCGGGCGGACAGGATTGCCGAAAAGCTGGGTATCGCCAAGGTGACGGTCGATCTTCACGCCCGCCGTGCGCGCGAAAAGCTTGGTGCGCGGACCATGCCCGAAGCCATCGCCAAGGCCATTCGTTACGGCTTCATCACGCCCTGA
- a CDS encoding PEPxxWA-CTERM sorting domain-containing protein, giving the protein MFRKYLAAGIAAGGLMSITLPAMGQAIIDNGTIQMGVDTMGQLNVRGGDPSPVTGTTYVGLRYMPTGNESTSHGCLCEGWGVADASTGMTGSANNAYGTFGLSLSSFSSTASTATSVVTLTSGLQQLTVTHYFSPSATSSLYSVNVKIENTGTADVGDLRYRRVFDWDVEPTTFTEYSTVETGTASAVLFSSNDGFASANPLAGPSGTPGDFTDFGAYDHGALFDFGFGSLLSGESYSFDIFYGAAGTEAAALAALGVVGAEVYSFGQAANDPGGLGLPTASGDPTNTFIFAFAGVGGDVIVPPPTGGIPEPATWLMMIMGFGLVGMATRRRLALAR; this is encoded by the coding sequence ATGTTTCGCAAATATCTAGCAGCCGGCATTGCCGCCGGCGGCCTGATGTCTATCACTCTACCTGCCATGGGGCAGGCCATTATCGACAACGGCACCATCCAGATGGGCGTGGACACGATGGGGCAACTCAACGTCCGTGGCGGCGATCCGAGCCCGGTCACAGGCACGACCTATGTCGGCCTGCGCTATATGCCGACCGGCAACGAATCCACCTCGCACGGTTGCCTTTGCGAAGGTTGGGGCGTGGCTGATGCATCAACCGGCATGACCGGCTCTGCCAACAACGCATATGGCACTTTCGGGCTGTCGCTTTCGAGCTTCAGCTCAACCGCATCAACCGCCACCAGCGTTGTCACGCTCACAAGCGGGCTGCAGCAACTGACCGTCACACACTATTTCAGCCCGTCGGCTACCTCGAGCCTTTATAGTGTGAATGTGAAGATCGAAAACACAGGCACCGCTGATGTCGGCGACCTGCGCTATCGCCGGGTCTTCGACTGGGATGTGGAACCCACAACCTTCACCGAATACTCGACGGTCGAGACCGGAACGGCTTCCGCTGTGCTTTTCTCGAGCAACGACGGTTTCGCCAGCGCCAATCCGCTGGCTGGTCCAAGCGGCACACCGGGTGACTTCACCGATTTCGGGGCATATGACCACGGCGCGCTGTTTGACTTCGGCTTCGGTAGCCTCTTGTCCGGCGAAAGCTACAGCTTCGACATCTTCTATGGTGCGGCCGGCACCGAAGCCGCTGCACTCGCTGCCCTTGGCGTCGTCGGCGCGGAAGTCTATTCGTTCGGGCAAGCCGCCAATGATCCGGGCGGCCTTGGCCTGCCGACTGCCTCGGGTGATCCCACCAACACCTTCATCTTCGCATTCGCTGGGGTTGGCGGGGACGTGATCGTGCCGCCGCCAACAGGTGGCATCCCTGAGCCTGCAACCTGGCTGATGATGATCATGGGCTTTGGCCTTGTTGGCATGGCAACACGCCGTCGCCTCGCCCTCGCCCGCTAG
- a CDS encoding ATP-binding cassette domain-containing protein, which translates to MAPPILSLRDIGLTWGGAPVLDALEMHIGADERLCLLGRNGTGKSTLMKIIAGMIEADHGERWVQPGARIAYLPQEPDASGFATLKDYIVGGLPETQADETYRADVLIDELNVNGSADPMSASGGELRRAALARALIGEPELLLLDEPTNHLDIAAIEWLEAYLKGWRGAMVLISHDRTFLTNLATACLWLDRGAIRRMDAGFARFEAWQDEVLADEEMQAKKLDKFIKTEGKWAVEGISARRKRNQGRLRRLQDMRAESANRIRAKGSVNITLASGEGSGTRVVEAKGIAKAYDGRTLFSDFSIRINRGDRIGVIGPNGVGKSTLLKVLTGEIQPDAGEVKIGTNLLPVYIDQKRAALKDEVSVQDVITGGGGDYVHVGGEPRHVMSYLKDFLFDPSQAKTPVGALSGGERNRLLIATNFARPSNLLILDEPTNDLDMDTLDLLQEVLADYDGTIIVVSHDRDFLDRVVTSSIVMEGDGTAVEYAGGYSDYRHQKALSAPAEVKTVAKPKASVTPIAAAQPKKASKLSYKDQRELDNLPAEIEALTDEIAEIEARLADPDLYTKDPAKFASLGKKLEDKRDFLDAREMRWLELEELRESLEK; encoded by the coding sequence ATGGCGCCCCCCATTCTCAGCCTGCGCGATATCGGCCTCACATGGGGCGGTGCCCCTGTGCTTGACGCGCTCGAGATGCATATCGGTGCCGACGAACGGCTCTGCCTTCTGGGGCGCAACGGCACCGGCAAATCGACGCTGATGAAAATCATCGCGGGCATGATCGAGGCCGACCACGGCGAACGCTGGGTGCAGCCCGGTGCGCGCATCGCCTACCTGCCGCAGGAGCCTGATGCCAGCGGCTTCGCCACGCTCAAGGATTATATTGTCGGCGGTCTGCCGGAAACGCAGGCGGACGAAACCTACCGCGCCGATGTGCTGATCGACGAACTGAATGTGAATGGTAGCGCCGATCCGATGTCGGCCTCGGGCGGGGAATTGCGCCGGGCGGCACTCGCCCGCGCGCTGATCGGCGAACCTGAACTGCTGCTGCTTGACGAGCCGACAAACCATCTGGATATCGCGGCGATCGAATGGCTGGAGGCCTATCTGAAGGGCTGGCGCGGCGCCATGGTGCTGATCAGCCACGACCGAACTTTCCTGACGAACCTCGCCACCGCCTGTCTCTGGCTCGACCGCGGCGCCATCCGCCGGATGGATGCCGGGTTTGCCCGCTTCGAAGCCTGGCAGGATGAAGTGCTGGCGGACGAAGAGATGCAGGCCAAAAAGCTTGATAAATTTATCAAGACGGAAGGCAAATGGGCGGTTGAAGGCATCAGCGCGCGCCGCAAGCGCAATCAGGGCCGCCTGCGCCGCCTGCAGGACATGCGCGCCGAAAGCGCCAACCGCATCCGGGCCAAGGGATCCGTGAATATCACGCTGGCGAGTGGCGAAGGTTCGGGCACGCGGGTGGTCGAGGCCAAGGGGATCGCCAAGGCCTATGACGGTCGCACGCTGTTCAGCGATTTCAGTATCCGCATCAACCGGGGGGACCGGATCGGTGTGATCGGCCCGAACGGCGTTGGCAAATCGACGCTTCTGAAGGTGCTGACCGGTGAAATCCAGCCCGACGCGGGCGAGGTGAAGATCGGCACCAACCTGTTGCCCGTTTATATCGACCAGAAACGCGCGGCATTGAAGGATGAGGTCAGCGTGCAGGATGTGATCACCGGCGGCGGCGGCGACTATGTGCATGTGGGCGGCGAGCCACGGCATGTGATGAGCTATCTGAAGGATTTCCTGTTTGATCCCTCACAGGCGAAAACCCCGGTGGGGGCGCTTTCGGGTGGGGAACGCAACCGGCTCCTTATCGCCACCAATTTTGCGCGCCCTTCGAACCTCCTGATCCTCGACGAGCCGACGAACGATCTGGATATGGATACGCTCGATCTGCTGCAGGAAGTGCTGGCGGATTATGACGGCACCATCATTGTCGTGTCGCACGACCGGGATTTCCTCGACCGGGTTGTGACGTCGTCCATCGTGATGGAAGGCGATGGCACTGCGGTTGAATATGCAGGCGGCTACAGCGACTATCGCCATCAGAAAGCCCTGTCGGCGCCCGCCGAGGTGAAGACGGTCGCCAAGCCCAAGGCAAGCGTGACGCCGATTGCGGCGGCCCAGCCGAAGAAGGCTTCGAAGCTTTCCTACAAGGACCAGCGCGAGCTCGATAACTTGCCGGCAGAGATCGAGGCGCTGACGGATGAGATCGCCGAGATCGAAGCGCGGCTTGCCGATCCGGACCTTTACACGAAAGATCCGGCGAAGTTCGCTTCGCTTGGCAAAAAGCTGGAAGACAAGCGCGATTTCCTTGATGCCCGCGAGATGCGGTGGCTGGAGCTTGAGGAACTGCGCGAAAGCCTCGAGAAATGA
- a CDS encoding YebC/PmpR family DNA-binding transcriptional regulator: MAGHSQFKNIMHRKGAQDAKRSKIFSKLSREITMAAKLGGADIGSNARLRLAISTARAQSMPKDNIERAIQKASGGDAENYDELRYEGYGPGGVGIIVEALTDNRNRTASDVRTIFSKAGGNMGESGSVSFMFDRVGEIVFKADVTDADTMFEAALEAGAAEVESDEDGHAVYTDPADLHAVASALSDALKAEPESAKLIFKPKEPTALDKEGAEKLMKLLDALEDNDDVQTVFGAYDIPADVLASLEG; the protein is encoded by the coding sequence ATGGCAGGCCATTCCCAGTTTAAGAACATCATGCACCGCAAGGGTGCGCAGGACGCCAAGCGTTCCAAAATCTTCTCGAAACTTTCGCGTGAAATCACCATGGCGGCCAAGCTTGGCGGTGCCGATATCGGCTCGAACGCCCGCCTGCGCCTGGCGATTTCCACGGCACGCGCCCAGTCGATGCCGAAAGACAATATCGAACGCGCCATTCAGAAAGCCTCGGGCGGCGACGCCGAGAACTATGACGAACTGCGCTACGAAGGCTACGGCCCCGGCGGCGTCGGCATCATCGTCGAAGCACTCACCGACAACCGCAACCGCACGGCATCCGACGTTCGCACCATCTTCTCGAAAGCTGGTGGCAACATGGGTGAAAGCGGCTCGGTTTCCTTCATGTTTGACCGCGTCGGCGAGATCGTTTTCAAGGCTGATGTGACGGACGCAGACACGATGTTTGAAGCAGCACTTGAAGCCGGTGCGGCGGAAGTGGAATCGGACGAGGACGGCCACGCCGTTTACACCGATCCGGCTGACCTGCATGCCGTTGCCTCGGCACTGAGCGACGCGCTGAAGGCCGAGCCCGAGAGCGCAAAGCTGATCTTCAAGCCGAAAGAGCCGACCGCGCTCGACAAGGAAGGCGCCGAGAAGCTGATGAAGCTTCTGGATGCGCTTGAGGACAATGACGACGTTCAAACCGTTTTCGGGGCCTACGATATTCCGGCCGATGTGCTGGCGAGCCTCGAAGGCTGA
- the ruvC gene encoding crossover junction endodeoxyribonuclease RuvC, with the protein MRVLGLDPGLQRTGWGIVDAVGTRLSHVANGTVTTDPKASLAERLVQLAHGLRTVLADWKPEACAVEETFVNKNPTSTLKLGQARGIALYVPAEAGLIVAEYTPNHVKKSVVGVGHAAKEQIDAMVNMLLPGVKITGPDAADALAVAITHAHHLATDAALMRRAQPPARRAAP; encoded by the coding sequence ATGAGAGTATTGGGTCTTGATCCGGGTTTGCAACGCACCGGCTGGGGTATCGTCGATGCCGTGGGGACCCGTCTTTCCCATGTCGCCAACGGCACCGTGACAACCGACCCGAAGGCGAGCCTTGCAGAACGGCTTGTGCAACTGGCCCATGGCCTGCGCACCGTCCTTGCCGACTGGAAACCCGAGGCCTGCGCGGTTGAGGAAACCTTCGTCAACAAGAACCCCACCTCTACGCTGAAGCTTGGCCAGGCGCGCGGCATCGCACTTTATGTGCCGGCGGAAGCTGGCCTTATTGTTGCCGAATATACCCCCAATCATGTCAAGAAGTCGGTGGTTGGAGTAGGCCATGCCGCCAAGGAACAGATTGACGCTATGGTCAACATGCTACTGCCAGGAGTGAAGATCACCGGGCCTGATGCCGCAGACGCGCTTGCCGTCGCCATCACGCATGCCCATCACCTGGCAACCGATGCCGCCCTGATGCGAAGGGCCCAGCCCCCGGCAAGGAGGGCAGCACCATGA
- the ruvA gene encoding Holliday junction branch migration protein RuvA, which translates to MIAKLSGLVDTVGTDFCIIDVGGVGYLVQGSSRTLGALPGQGEAARLHIETIVREDAITLYGFATVAERDMYRLLTSVQGVGAKVGLAILSALSPTEVENSIAAQDAKSITRANGVGPKLAQRIVNELKDKVAGIVAASPKGVAVNGAAAPAASQAGIIGDAVSALVNLGYRPTDAHGAVVKAAKELGEEATLGKLVPAALRELSA; encoded by the coding sequence ATGATCGCCAAGCTTTCCGGACTTGTGGATACTGTCGGCACCGATTTCTGCATCATCGATGTGGGCGGCGTGGGCTATCTGGTGCAGGGCTCGTCCCGCACGCTTGGCGCGTTGCCGGGGCAGGGCGAGGCCGCGCGGCTCCATATCGAAACGATTGTGCGCGAGGATGCCATCACGCTTTATGGCTTCGCGACCGTGGCAGAGCGGGACATGTACCGCCTGCTGACGTCGGTACAAGGCGTGGGCGCCAAGGTTGGCCTTGCGATCCTGTCGGCCCTCAGCCCCACCGAAGTTGAAAATTCGATCGCGGCGCAGGACGCCAAGTCGATCACCCGTGCGAACGGCGTGGGGCCGAAGCTCGCCCAGCGCATTGTCAACGAACTGAAAGACAAGGTCGCCGGTATCGTCGCCGCGTCGCCCAAGGGCGTGGCGGTCAATGGCGCGGCAGCCCCTGCGGCCTCGCAGGCCGGGATCATCGGCGATGCTGTGTCCGCACTCGTTAATCTCGGCTACCGACCGACCGACGCGCACGGCGCCGTTGTGAAGGCTGCGAAAGAACTGGGTGAAGAAGCGACCCTCGGCAAGCTTGTGCCCGCAGCCCTCCGGGAGCTTTCGGCATGA
- the ruvB gene encoding Holliday junction branch migration DNA helicase RuvB, which translates to MSDESRLMDREENAGDGYDTALRPQTLGDFIGQQQARENLKVFIDAARARGEAMDHVLFFGPPGLGKTTLAQIVARELGVGFRATSGPVIAKAGDLAAILTNLQENDVLFIDEIHRLNPAVEEILYPAMEDFQLDLIIGDGPAARSVRIDLPKFTLVGATTRSGLITKPLRDRFGIPTRLEFYSTEELTEVVRRGARLLGLAMTEDGAREVAARSRGTPRIAGRLLRRVRDFALVAEKDTVDAVAADGALTRLAVDKLGLDLMDRRYLSCIGETYMGGPVGIETLAAALSEPRDAIEDIIEPYLMQIGLVARTPRGRILSPDGWKHLGLNPPAGTGGAQFDLLGGGK; encoded by the coding sequence ATGAGCGACGAAAGCAGGCTGATGGACCGCGAGGAAAATGCAGGTGACGGTTACGATACCGCCCTCCGCCCGCAGACGCTTGGCGACTTCATCGGCCAGCAGCAGGCGCGCGAGAACCTGAAGGTCTTTATCGATGCAGCCCGCGCGCGCGGCGAGGCGATGGACCATGTGCTGTTCTTTGGCCCGCCGGGCCTTGGTAAAACGACGCTTGCGCAGATTGTGGCGCGCGAGCTGGGCGTCGGCTTCCGGGCAACGTCCGGCCCGGTCATCGCGAAGGCTGGCGATCTGGCCGCGATCCTCACGAACCTGCAGGAAAACGATGTCCTCTTCATCGATGAAATCCACCGGCTGAACCCGGCGGTGGAGGAAATCCTCTATCCCGCGATGGAGGATTTCCAGCTTGATCTGATCATCGGCGACGGCCCGGCTGCACGGTCGGTGCGGATCGACCTGCCGAAATTCACGCTTGTGGGCGCCACCACGCGCTCGGGCCTGATCACCAAGCCACTCCGCGACCGGTTCGGTATCCCGACCCGGCTTGAGTTTTATTCGACCGAAGAGCTGACCGAAGTGGTGCGGCGTGGTGCGCGGCTTCTTGGCCTCGCCATGACCGAAGACGGTGCCCGTGAAGTGGCGGCCCGCTCGCGCGGCACCCCGCGTATCGCTGGTCGCTTGCTGCGCCGGGTGCGCGATTTTGCACTGGTGGCGGAAAAGGATACTGTGGACGCCGTGGCGGCGGACGGTGCGCTGACGCGCCTCGCCGTCGACAAGCTCGGCCTTGACCTCATGGACCGGCGCTATCTTTCCTGCATCGGCGAAACCTATATGGGCGGCCCTGTGGGTATCGAAACGCTGGCAGCCGCGCTTTCCGAACCTCGCGACGCCATCGAGGATATCATCGAGCCTTATCTGATGCAGATCGGCCTTGTGGCGCGCACGCCGCGCGGGCGCATCCTGTCGCCCGATGGCTGGAAGCATCTGGGGCTCAATCCGCCTGCCGGCACTGGCGGGGCGCAGTTCGATCTTCTGGGAGGTGGCAAATGA
- a CDS encoding hotdog domain-containing protein: MTLMPASGEWSDGVFRFPIRVYYEDTDVGGMVYHGRYVSFFERVRSESIRGSAADVDALFDLPAAEGGPLTYVVSSINVKYHRQAKVGDVLIGHSTVTRVRGAAVEIKQWIDREGERVAEADLVVAIVGNDGRPRRWPKAVEECWRNWQAIEAGRQGA; this comes from the coding sequence ATGACCCTGATGCCCGCCTCTGGCGAATGGAGTGACGGTGTCTTCCGTTTCCCGATCCGCGTTTACTACGAGGATACGGATGTCGGCGGCATGGTCTATCACGGTCGCTATGTCAGCTTTTTCGAGCGGGTCCGGTCGGAAAGCATCCGGGGCAGTGCGGCAGACGTTGATGCGCTTTTCGATCTGCCTGCTGCCGAGGGCGGGCCGCTCACCTATGTCGTGTCGTCGATCAATGTGAAATATCACCGGCAGGCCAAGGTTGGTGATGTGCTGATCGGCCATTCGACCGTCACCCGCGTGCGCGGGGCAGCGGTTGAAATAAAGCAATGGATTGACCGCGAAGGCGAACGTGTCGCCGAAGCGGATCTGGTTGTCGCCATCGTCGGAAACGATGGCAGGCCGCGCCGCTGGCCCAAAGCGGTGGAAGAATGCTGGCGCAACTGGCAGGCCATCGAGGCCGGCCGGCAGGGCGCCTGA